A portion of the Aquicoccus sp. G2-2 genome contains these proteins:
- a CDS encoding TfoX/Sxy family DNA transformation protein produces MARRISTIRNLGPAIEAAFARAGINSAEALQSLGADEAYGRLLESGHRPHFIGYYVLVMGLQGRPWNDCKGAEKAALRRRFDALKAARHDKGRSELEAALDAIGVVKRVAQPTSSSPEKK; encoded by the coding sequence ATGGCACGCCGTATCTCTACCATCAGAAACCTTGGCCCCGCGATTGAGGCGGCCTTTGCGCGTGCCGGAATCAACAGCGCCGAGGCGCTTCAATCGCTGGGAGCGGATGAGGCTTATGGGCGGCTTCTGGAGAGCGGGCACAGGCCGCATTTCATCGGCTATTACGTCTTGGTCATGGGCCTTCAGGGGCGGCCATGGAATGATTGCAAGGGCGCGGAAAAGGCCGCGCTGCGCCGCAGGTTCGATGCGTTGAAGGCAGCGCGGCATGACAAGGGCCGCTCCGAGTTGGAAGCGGCCCTTGATGCGATTGGGGTGGTGAAGCGGGTGGCTCAGCCGACCAGTTCAAGCCCGGAGAAGAAATAG
- the ndk gene encoding nucleoside-diphosphate kinase: protein MALERTFSIIKPDATKRNLTGKIVAMFEDGGLRVVASKRIHLTKAQAGVFYAVHKERPFYDELCEFMSSEPIVVQVLEGENAIARNREIMGATNPAEADAGTIRKEFALSIGENSVHGSDAAETAREEIAYFFSGLELVG, encoded by the coding sequence ATGGCACTCGAACGCACGTTCTCGATCATCAAACCCGACGCAACCAAACGCAATCTCACCGGCAAGATTGTCGCCATGTTCGAAGACGGCGGCCTGCGCGTCGTGGCGTCCAAGCGTATTCACCTGACCAAGGCACAGGCTGGCGTGTTCTACGCCGTTCACAAGGAACGCCCGTTCTATGACGAACTGTGCGAGTTTATGTCGAGCGAGCCAATTGTGGTGCAGGTGCTCGAAGGCGAAAACGCCATCGCGCGCAACCGTGAAATCATGGGGGCGACCAACCCGGCAGAAGCCGATGCAGGCACCATCCGCAAGGAATTCGCGCTCTCCATCGGTGAAAACTCGGTGCATGGCTCTGACGCGGCGGAAACGGCGCGCGAGGAAATCGCCTATTTCTTCTCCGGGCTTGAACTGGTCGGCTGA
- a CDS encoding multidrug effflux MFS transporter, with protein MPPPGKPPSLTTLVLLTGLSVLSLNMFLPSLAHVAEEFDADYGLVALSLGGYLAISAVLQIILGPLSDMIGRRPVMLFGIGIFVVASIGTALAGNVWVFLGFRMIQSAISAGMVLSRAVVRDTAPAGEAARLLGIIGTAMALAPLLGPVLGGYLDQWFGWRASFWAFALMGAVMFAVTWVDLRETNHERASSFAVQFRAYPELFRARLFWAYCVLLVFSVGGFYVFLGGAPQVGEEIYGLTPAEVGLGMGATSAGFMLGNYISIRLTRAWGIVRMMALGRWAAILGPLAAMTLIWAGGTHPAVLFGGAMFMGLGNGLTLPGANAGVMSVAPRLAGSASGLSGALTVAGGAALSTIMSALVENAYGAYILLGGLVVSSLIGLAAAIVVGRLEAERAEL; from the coding sequence ATGCCGCCGCCCGGTAAACCACCCTCGCTGACGACACTGGTGCTGCTCACCGGGCTAAGTGTGCTGTCGCTCAACATGTTCCTGCCGTCGCTGGCGCATGTCGCGGAAGAGTTTGATGCCGATTATGGCCTCGTCGCGTTGTCACTCGGCGGCTATCTGGCGATTTCGGCGGTGTTGCAGATCATCCTCGGCCCACTCAGCGACATGATCGGTCGCCGTCCGGTGATGCTGTTTGGCATCGGCATTTTTGTCGTGGCGTCAATTGGTACGGCGTTGGCGGGCAATGTCTGGGTGTTCCTAGGCTTTCGCATGATCCAAAGCGCGATCAGCGCGGGCATGGTGCTGTCGCGCGCCGTGGTGCGCGACACCGCCCCCGCGGGAGAGGCCGCGCGCCTTCTGGGCATCATCGGCACCGCGATGGCGCTGGCGCCATTGCTTGGCCCGGTGCTGGGCGGGTATCTTGACCAATGGTTCGGCTGGCGTGCAAGCTTCTGGGCCTTCGCCTTGATGGGCGCGGTGATGTTCGCCGTTACTTGGGTCGATCTGCGCGAAACCAATCATGAGCGCGCCAGCAGCTTTGCCGTGCAATTCCGCGCCTATCCCGAACTGTTCCGGGCGCGGCTTTTCTGGGCTTACTGCGTGCTATTGGTGTTCTCGGTCGGCGGATTTTACGTCTTTCTCGGCGGCGCGCCACAAGTGGGCGAAGAGATCTACGGGTTGACCCCGGCCGAAGTGGGGCTTGGCATGGGGGCCACCTCGGCGGGTTTCATGCTGGGCAATTATATCAGCATCCGGCTTACCCGCGCTTGGGGCATCGTGCGGATGATGGCGCTGGGCCGTTGGGCGGCGATCCTTGGCCCGCTGGCGGCCATGACGCTGATCTGGGCCGGGGGCACCCATCCGGCGGTGCTGTTTGGCGGCGCGATGTTCATGGGGTTGGGCAACGGTCTTACCCTGCCGGGCGCCAATGCCGGGGTGATGTCCGTCGCGCCTCGCCTTGCCGGGTCTGCCTCGGGGCTTTCGGGCGCGCTTACCGTCGCGGGCGGGGCGGCGCTTTCCACCATCATGAGCGCGCTCGTAGAGAACGCATATGGTGCCTATATTCTGCTCGGCGGGCTTGTGGTCTCCAGCCTGATCGGGCTGGCCGCCGCCATCGTCGTCGGGCGGCTCGAAGCCGAACGGGCGGAGCTTTGA
- a CDS encoding MarC family protein, translating to MIDMGFLITAFVTLFVIIDPIGLTPMFVALTQGTPARERRGIALRACLTGFAILAVFTLFGEAVLGFVGISMAAFRVAGGALLFLTALDMLFERRAQRREDQAAERPDPSIFPLSIPLIAGPGAIATVILLAGQKPSVAGLSSVIGVVAAVLIVVLLFFLAAGLLERALGKTGINVTTRLLGMLLAALSVQFILDGLSAYGSTVGFAR from the coding sequence ATGATCGACATGGGCTTTCTGATCACCGCATTCGTGACGCTGTTCGTGATCATTGATCCGATTGGCCTGACGCCGATGTTCGTGGCACTGACGCAGGGCACCCCTGCGCGTGAGCGGCGCGGTATCGCGCTTAGGGCGTGCCTTACCGGGTTTGCCATACTTGCGGTTTTCACCCTGTTCGGAGAGGCGGTTTTGGGCTTTGTCGGCATTTCGATGGCCGCGTTCCGCGTGGCGGGTGGCGCGCTGTTGTTTCTGACCGCGCTCGACATGCTTTTCGAACGCCGCGCGCAACGCCGCGAGGATCAGGCGGCGGAGCGCCCTGACCCGTCGATCTTCCCGCTGTCGATTCCGTTAATCGCCGGACCGGGGGCCATTGCCACGGTGATCCTGCTGGCCGGTCAGAAGCCAAGCGTTGCGGGCCTGTCATCGGTGATCGGAGTTGTGGCGGCGGTGTTGATTGTCGTGCTGTTGTTTTTCCTTGCTGCCGGGTTGCTTGAACGGGCCTTGGGCAAAACTGGTATCAACGTCACCACCCGGCTTTTGGGAATGTTGCTGGCGGCGCTGTCGGTGCAGTTCATTCTTGACGGGCTTTCGGCCTATGGATCGACGGTCGGGTTTGCGCGATAG